One Setaria italica strain Yugu1 chromosome II, Setaria_italica_v2.0, whole genome shotgun sequence DNA segment encodes these proteins:
- the LOC101758196 gene encoding ricin B-like lectin R40G2, producing the protein MFGHHHHGHEHGGNQPPPQDQTLFKIFCRVDDGYCLTVRHDAVVLAPINPRDEFQHWYKDMRHSTKVKDEEGHPAFALVNKATGLAIKHSLGQSHPVKLAPYNPEYEDASVLWTESKDVGKGFRCIRMVNNIHLNFDAFHGDKDHGGVHDGTTVVLWEWCKGHNQSWKILPWGDEAYAPPPPPPAYGAGSGYAYPGGSRGPYPPGHQEPGYGYPPPPSGPEGYGAPPAHQEPGYGYRPPPGGPEGYYAPPHHHQEPGYGGYRPPPPGNTAPGYGGEYGYSNLPRALASESTVRVYCKAGDGYSLTVRNGNVCLAPTNPRDDFQHWVKDMRHSTSIKDEEGYPAFALVNKVTGEAIKHSLGQSHPVRLVPYNPEYVDESVLWTESRDVGQGFRCVRMVNNIYLNFDAFHGDKDHGGVHDGTTVVLWEWSKGDNQRWKILPW; encoded by the exons ATGttcggccaccaccaccacggccacgaGCACGGCGGCAACCAGCCCCCGCCGCAGGACCAGACGCTGTTCAAGATCTTCTGCCGCGTCGACGATGGCTACTGCCTCACCGTGCGCCACGACGCCGTCGTGCTCGCGCCCATCAACCCGCGCGACGAGTTCCAG CACTGGTACAAGGACATGAGGCACAGCACCAAGGTGAAGGACGAGGAGGGCCACCCGGCCTTCGCGCTCGTCAACAAGGCCACTGGACTCGCCATCAAGCACTCGCTCGGCCAGTCCCACCCG GTGAAGCTGGCGCCGTACAACCCTGAATACGAGGACGCGTCGGTGCTGTGGACGGAGAGCAAGGACGTCGGCAAGGGCTTCCGCTGCATCCGCATGGTCAACAACATCCACCTCAACTTCGACGCCTTCCACGGGGACAAGGACCACGGCGGCGTCCACGACGGCACCACCGTCGTGCTCTGGGAGTGGTGCAAGGGCCACAACCAGAGCTGGAAGATCCTGCCATGGGGCGACGAGGCCtacgcaccgccgccgccgccaccggcctaCGGCGCCGGCAGTGGCTACGCGTACCCGGGAGGCAGCCGGGGCCCGTACCCGCCTGGGCACCAGGAGCCTGGCTACGGGTACCCTCCCCCGCCGAGCGGCCCCGAGGGCTACGGGGCCCCGCCTGCCCACCAGGAGCCCGGCTACGGCTACCGCCCCCCGCCCGGTGGCCCAGAGGGCTACTacgcgccgccgcaccaccaccaggaGCCTGGCTACGGCGGCtaccgccccccgccgccggggaACACCGCCCCGGGATACGGCGGGGAGTACGGGTACAGCAACCTGCCCCGTGCGCTGGCGTCGGAGTCCACCGTGCGCGTCTACTGCAAGGCCGGCGACGGGTACAGCCTGACCGTAAGGAACGGCAACGTGTGCCTTGCACCAACCAACCCCAGGGATGACTTCCAG CACTGGGTGAAGGACATGAGGCACAGCACCAGCATCAAGGACGAGGAGGGGTACCCGGCGTTCGCGCTGGTGAACAAGGTGACCGGCGAAGCCATCAAGCACTCCCTGGGACAGAGCCACCCG GTCCGCCTGGTGCCCTACAACCCTGAGTACGTGGACGAGTCGGTGCTGTGGACGGAGAGCCGCGACGTCGGCCAGGGCTTCCGCTGCGTGCGCATGGTGAACAACATCTACCTCAACTTCGACGCCTTCCACGGTGACAAGGACCATGGCGGCGTCCACGATGGCACCACCGTCGTGCTCTGGGAGTGGTCCAAGGGCGACAACCAGCGCTGGAAGATCCTCCCCTGGT AG
- the LOC101785333 gene encoding ricin B-like lectin R40G2, with translation MSWFGHHHHNQPAPPASGPNQVFKIFCRANENYCLAVRDGAVVLAPANPKDDHQHWYKDMRFSTRVKDEEGMPAFALVNKATGLAIKHSLGQSHPVKLVPFNPAEEDASVLWTESKDIGKGFRCIRMVNNTRLNFDAFHGDKDHGGVHDGTTVVLWDWCKGENQSWKILPWGPEAHSPAAGPGNASIGGVPVHTVRVFCKAGEDYSLTARNGTVCLAPSNPRDEYQHWIKDMRHSTRIRDEEGYPAFALVNKVTGEAIKHSTGQGHSVKLVPYNPDYKDESVLWTESRDVGDGFRCVRMVNNIYLNFDAFHGDKAHGGVHDGTEIVLWEWAKGDNQRWKILPWCLQLALLKKRTRHTKERREMDFYGGRERYGGGYGGIATPGYAPPVPYGMSQVNIEGKGCGRPLPPQPTVKVYCRADPNYAMTVRNGKVVLAPANPKDEYQHWIKDMRWSTSVKDEEGYPAFALVNKATGEAIKHSLGQSHPVRLVPYNPDFLDESVLWTESRDVGNGFRCVRMVNNIYLNFDALHGDKWHGGVRDGTEIVLWKWCEGDNQRWKIQPYY, from the exons ATGTCGTGGTTcgggcaccaccaccacaaccagcCGGCTCCCCCGGCGTCGGGCCCCAACCAGGTGTTCAAGATCTTCTGCCGCGCCAACGAGAATTACTGCCTCGCCGTCCGCGACGGCGCCGTCGTGCTCGCCCCCGCCAACCCCAAGGATGACCACCAGCACTGGTACAAGGACATGCGCTTCAGCACCAGGGTCAAGGACGAGGAAGGCATGCCGGCCTTCGCCCTCGTCAACAAGGCCACCGGCCTCGCCATCAAGCACTCGCTCGGCCAATCCCACCCG GTGAAGCTGGTGCCCTTCAACCCTGCCGAGGAGGACGCGTCGGTGCTGTGGACGGAGAGCAAGGACATCGGCAAGGGCTTCCGCTGCATCCGCATGGTCAACAACACCCGCCTCAACTTCGACGCCTTCCACGGCGACAAGGACCACGGCGGCGTCCACGACGGCACCACCGTCGTGCTCTGGGATTGGTGCAAGGGCGAGAACCAGAGCTGGAAGATCCTGCCATGGGGCCCCGAGGCGCactcccccgccgccgggcccgGGAACGCCTCCATCGGCGGCGTCCCCGTGCACACCGTCCGCGTCTTCTGCAAGGCCGGCGAGGACTACAGCCTGACGGCGCGCAACGGCACGGTGTGCCTGGCGCCCTCCAACCCCAGGGACGAGTACCAGCACTGGATCAAGGACATGAGGCACAGCACCCGGATCAGGGACGAGGAGGGCTACCCGGCCTTCGCCCTCGTCAACAAGGTCACCGGCGAGGCCATCAAGCACTCCACGGGGCAGGGCCACTCCGTCAAGCTGGTCCCCTACAACCCGGACTACAAGGACGAGTCGGTGCTCTGGACCGAGAGCCGCGACGTCGGCGACGGCTTCCGCTGCGTCCGCATGGTGAACAACATCTACCTCAACTTCGACGCCTTCCACGGCGACAAGGCCCACGGCGGCGTCCACGACGGCACCGAGATCGTGCTCTGGGAGTGGGCCAAGGGCGACAACCAGCGCTGGAAGATCCTCCCCTGGT GCCTCCAGCTTGCG CTGCTTAAGAAAAGAACCAGGCACACcaaagagagaagagagatggACTTTTACGGTGGTCGTGAGCGTTACGGCGGCGGTTACGGCGGCATCGCGACGCCGGGGTACGCTCCGCCGGTGCCGTACGGGATGTCGCAGGTGAACATCGAGGGCAAGGGTTGCGGGCGCCCTCTGCCGCCGCAGCCGACGGTGAAGGTGTACTGCCGCGCCGACCCCAACTACGCGATGACGGTCCGCAACGGCAAGGTGGTGCTGGCGCCGGCGAACCCCAAGGACGAGTACCAGCACTGGATCAAGGACATGCGGTGGAGCACGAGCGTCAAGGACGAGGAGGGGTACCCGGCGTTCGCGCTGGTGAACAAGGCCACCGGGGAGGCCATCAAGCACTCCCTGGGGCAGTCCCACCCGGTGCGCCTGGTGCCCTACAACCCGGACTTCCTGGACGAGTCGGTGCTGTGGACGGAGAGCCGCGACGTCGGCAACGGCTTCCGCTGCGTGCGCATGGTGAACAACATCTACCTCAACTTCGACGCGCTCCACGGCGACAAGTGGCACGGCGGCGTCCGCGACGGCACCGAGATCGTGCTCTGGAAGTGGTGCGAGGGAGACAACCAGCGCTGGAAGATCCAGCCATACTACTGA